In Arthrobacter citreus, a single genomic region encodes these proteins:
- the nadE gene encoding ammonia-dependent NAD(+) synthetase, with translation MNNLQKEIVEEMKVKPVISPKEEIRISVNFLKSYLKKHPFLNGFVLGISGGQDSTLTGKLAQIAVDELNSEQTEKVYLFIAIRLPYGVQMDEEDCQEALKFIQPTKTFTVNIKAAVDASVNTLKDIGIELTDFAKGNEKARERMKAQYSVAAMNGCVVLGTDHSAEAITGFYTKFGDGGADLTPLFRLNKRQGKMLLKELNCPAKLYEKVPTADLEEDRPQLADEVALGVTYDDIDDYLEGKEINSDSQAKIESWFNKSRHKRQMPYTVFDKF, from the coding sequence TTGAACAATTTACAAAAAGAAATCGTTGAAGAAATGAAAGTGAAGCCTGTTATTTCCCCTAAAGAGGAAATAAGAATTAGTGTTAATTTCTTAAAAAGTTATTTAAAGAAACATCCATTTTTAAATGGTTTTGTTTTAGGCATTTCAGGCGGCCAAGATTCTACTTTAACTGGTAAACTTGCACAAATAGCAGTTGATGAATTAAATAGTGAGCAAACCGAAAAAGTGTATTTATTTATCGCAATTCGCTTACCTTATGGTGTACAAATGGACGAAGAAGATTGCCAAGAGGCGTTAAAATTTATCCAACCAACTAAGACTTTCACAGTAAATATTAAAGCTGCTGTAGATGCAAGTGTTAATACATTAAAGGATATTGGCATAGAGCTTACTGATTTCGCAAAAGGGAATGAAAAAGCTAGAGAACGAATGAAAGCTCAATATAGTGTCGCAGCAATGAATGGTTGTGTTGTATTAGGAACAGATCATTCTGCTGAGGCTATTACTGGATTTTACACTAAATTTGGAGATGGTGGCGCTGACCTTACTCCACTTTTCCGTCTAAATAAACGTCAAGGCAAAATGTTATTAAAAGAATTAAACTGCCCAGCTAAACTATATGAAAAGGTTCCAACTGCTGATCTTGAGGAAGATCGCCCACAATTAGCAGATGAAGTAGCTCTTGGTGTTACATATGATGATATCGATGATTATTTAGAAGGTAAAGAAATTAATAGTGACTCACAAGCAAAGATCGAATCATGGTTTAATAAATCCAGACATAAGAGACAAATGCCTTACACTGTATTTGATAAATTCTAA
- a CDS encoding SHOCT domain-containing protein — translation MRKLRVKPSKGQSFFALIIGLIFIVIGFKIVIPEAGLFGLLWTGFALMITIINAYNLFSKRGISNYEVNVEEYSTREKVDFDVKLRKLSKLKNDGVITESEFLEQKEKIFNRDM, via the coding sequence ATGAGGAAACTTAGGGTGAAACCAAGTAAAGGACAGTCGTTTTTTGCTTTAATTATTGGACTTATTTTTATCGTGATTGGTTTTAAGATTGTCATTCCAGAGGCTGGTTTATTTGGATTGCTTTGGACTGGATTTGCACTAATGATTACAATCATCAACGCTTATAATTTATTTAGTAAACGTGGAATTTCAAATTATGAAGTAAATGTTGAAGAATATAGTACTAGAGAGAAAGTGGACTTTGATGTGAAGCTTCGCAAATTAAGCAAATTAAAAAACGATGGAGTTATTACGGAAAGTGAATTTCTAGAACAAAAGGAAAAAATTTTCAACCGAGACATGTAG
- the nadD gene encoding nicotinate (nicotinamide) nucleotide adenylyltransferase — MAKIGIYGSSFDPITNVHLWTASTIAHRCQLDKVIFLPCSSKRRDKQLHNTDEHRWNMLNLAIQNNTKFIADDYEMSKEAWEVFTYYTMNHFKAKYSEDEVYFIMGADLLEDIAEGKWKYGDQLVSENKFIVMARDGIDMLKTISRSPLLRNNDNGSRFHLIDKGLAMEISSTYIREEFAKGGEPRYLLPEECYAYIKKYNLYQKENED, encoded by the coding sequence ATGGCTAAAATTGGGATTTACGGCAGTTCGTTTGATCCAATCACAAACGTTCATTTATGGACTGCTAGTACAATTGCTCATCGTTGTCAATTAGACAAAGTAATATTTTTACCTTGCTCTTCAAAAAGAAGGGATAAACAATTACATAATACTGATGAACATCGTTGGAATATGTTAAATTTGGCAATTCAAAATAACACAAAATTTATTGCAGACGATTATGAAATGAGTAAAGAGGCTTGGGAAGTCTTTACTTACTATACAATGAATCATTTTAAAGCTAAGTATAGTGAAGATGAAGTTTACTTCATAATGGGAGCTGACCTTCTAGAAGATATTGCAGAAGGAAAATGGAAATACGGTGATCAATTAGTTTCTGAAAATAAATTCATTGTTATGGCGCGTGATGGAATTGATATGTTAAAGACCATCTCTCGTTCTCCCCTATTAAGAAATAATGATAATGGCTCTAGATTTCATTTAATTGATAAAGGATTAGCAATGGAAATTAGTTCAACTTATATCCGAGAAGAGTTTGCTAAAGGCGGCGAGCCAAGATATTTATTGCCTGAGGAATGCTACGCTTATATTAAAAAATACAATCTGTATCAAAAGGAGAATGAAGATTGA
- a CDS encoding RtcB family protein encodes METIRISQKEIDFQKLDQVIRKHVPSGFSIRNNKHAFVKNIDFSKLYCFKELNETRTKLSLGSLGGGNHFIECNADEDGNIYFVIHSGSRNLGKVVAEFYQKKAYGLLKSQSENRSKIVQQLKNEGREKEIETALKNNPPQYIPKDLAYLEGEWFDRYMNDMAIAQEYALWNRKAMMDEIVQNMDLTVVEQFTTVHNYIDLENMILRKGAISAQKGEKVLIPINMRDGSLIAIGKGNPDWNYSAPHGAGRILSRTKAKATLSLDEFKKTMKDVWSTSVLESTLDESPMAYKEMNEIIENTKDAIEVIKVIKPLYNFKAN; translated from the coding sequence ATGGAAACAATAAGAATCTCTCAAAAAGAAATTGATTTTCAAAAGCTAGACCAGGTCATCCGTAAACATGTTCCATCCGGGTTTTCAATTCGTAATAATAAGCATGCTTTTGTGAAAAATATTGATTTTTCTAAGCTTTATTGTTTTAAAGAGTTAAATGAAACTAGAACAAAGCTAAGTTTGGGGTCACTTGGTGGTGGAAATCATTTTATTGAATGTAATGCGGATGAGGATGGAAATATTTATTTCGTTATTCATTCTGGAAGCCGAAATTTAGGCAAGGTTGTAGCGGAATTTTATCAGAAAAAAGCCTATGGGTTATTAAAAAGTCAGTCAGAAAATCGTTCAAAGATCGTTCAGCAATTAAAGAATGAAGGCCGTGAAAAAGAAATTGAGACTGCATTAAAAAATAATCCGCCTCAATATATTCCAAAGGATTTAGCCTATTTAGAAGGAGAATGGTTTGATCGCTATATGAACGATATGGCAATTGCCCAAGAATATGCTTTATGGAACCGTAAGGCAATGATGGATGAGATTGTGCAGAATATGGATTTAACCGTTGTAGAACAATTTACGACCGTGCATAATTATATTGATCTTGAAAATATGATTCTTCGTAAAGGGGCAATTTCTGCTCAAAAAGGTGAAAAAGTATTAATTCCGATTAATATGCGAGATGGGAGTTTAATAGCAATTGGAAAAGGTAATCCAGATTGGAATTATTCTGCTCCTCATGGTGCTGGTCGAATTCTGAGTCGTACAAAAGCAAAAGCTACACTTTCCCTTGATGAGTTTAAAAAAACAATGAAGGATGTTTGGAGTACATCAGTTTTAGAAAGTACGCTTGATGAAAGTCCAATGGCTTATAAGGAAATGAACGAAATTATTGAAAATACAAAGGACGCAATAGAAGTAATCAAAGTTATTAAACCACTTTATAATTTCAAGGCAAATTAA
- a CDS encoding FAD-dependent oxidoreductase has protein sequence MNEKIDFNGLPTHSKPLWRSGLNIPTFEPYNDDGEFDVVIVGAGITGITTAYFLTQAGMKVALLEANKIINGTTGHTTAKVTAQHDLIYDELIQHFGLEKTKIFYQTTKNAMDFIKKYSNDNQIDCNFEIQDATLYTTSDDYVRNLEKELKAYESLGIDSFGSVKTLLPFDTKYSITMRDQAQFHPMKYLIHLLKESIENGLKVYEETVVINVETGDCPVVVTQSGRKIKCKHVVSASHFPFYDGNQMFFTKLHADRSYALAAKVKTAYPGGMYISADNPKRSLRSIKYNNEELVIIGGESHKTGVETRTMTFYENLKLFGEETFGIEDIKFRWSAQDLITLDKMPYIGRLSSKNQNIYVATGFRKWGMTTGTVSAQLISNLILEKEAVDAEVFSPSRFQADPSIKHFLMQNIDVAKHLIEGKLEPASRKIEELYNDEGSVVTLDGKRVGAYKDVNGKVHCVDTTCTHLGCEVEWNNGEKSWDCPCHGSRFSIYGEVLEGPADQPLKQVFVQ, from the coding sequence ATGAATGAAAAAATTGACTTTAATGGCTTACCGACCCACTCAAAGCCATTATGGAGAAGTGGACTAAATATCCCAACATTTGAACCGTATAATGATGATGGTGAGTTTGATGTGGTAATCGTTGGTGCTGGTATAACTGGGATTACTACTGCGTATTTTTTAACACAAGCGGGAATGAAGGTTGCTTTGCTTGAAGCAAATAAAATTATTAATGGAACAACGGGTCATACAACTGCAAAAGTAACTGCACAGCATGATTTAATATATGACGAACTAATTCAGCATTTTGGATTGGAAAAAACAAAAATCTTTTATCAGACTACTAAAAACGCGATGGATTTTATAAAGAAATATAGCAATGATAATCAAATAGACTGTAATTTTGAGATTCAAGATGCAACACTTTATACAACTTCAGATGATTATGTAAGAAATTTGGAAAAAGAGTTGAAAGCCTATGAATCATTAGGAATTGACTCATTTGGATCTGTAAAAACTTTATTACCATTTGATACTAAATATTCGATTACAATGAGAGATCAGGCTCAGTTTCACCCTATGAAATACTTAATTCATTTATTAAAGGAATCAATAGAAAATGGTTTAAAAGTATACGAAGAAACTGTTGTCATTAACGTTGAAACAGGTGATTGCCCGGTTGTCGTAACTCAAAGTGGAAGAAAAATTAAATGTAAGCATGTTGTAAGTGCATCTCATTTTCCTTTTTATGATGGCAATCAAATGTTTTTTACTAAATTACATGCAGATCGCTCATATGCATTAGCTGCGAAAGTAAAAACAGCTTATCCAGGAGGAATGTACATAAGCGCTGACAATCCAAAAAGGTCTTTAAGATCGATTAAATATAACAATGAAGAATTAGTTATAATTGGCGGAGAAAGTCACAAAACTGGCGTGGAAACACGCACAATGACTTTTTATGAAAATTTAAAGCTTTTTGGTGAAGAGACATTCGGAATTGAAGATATTAAGTTTAGATGGTCAGCCCAAGATCTAATAACTTTAGATAAAATGCCGTATATTGGCAGATTGTCATCGAAAAACCAAAATATATATGTAGCTACAGGATTCCGTAAATGGGGTATGACAACAGGAACAGTTTCTGCTCAGCTGATTAGTAATTTAATTTTAGAAAAAGAAGCAGTTGATGCTGAAGTATTCTCACCTTCAAGATTCCAAGCTGATCCTAGCATCAAACATTTCTTAATGCAAAACATTGATGTAGCTAAACATTTAATTGAAGGTAAATTAGAACCAGCTTCTAGAAAAATTGAAGAGTTATATAATGACGAAGGCTCAGTAGTTACATTAGATGGAAAAAGAGTTGGAGCTTATAAAGATGTAAACGGTAAAGTTCATTGTGTCGACACTACTTGTACTCATCTAGGTTGTGAGGTCGAGTGGAATAATGGAGAAAAATCATGGGATTGTCCTTGTCATGGTTCAAGATTTTCAATCTATGGCGAAGTTTTGGAAGGACCAGCTGATCAACCGTTAAAACAAGTTTTTGTGCAGTAA
- a CDS encoding GNAT family N-acetyltransferase yields the protein MEVVQANSEHIVEVAKLFDQYRQFYKQESNVDEAINFITERINNKDSVIFIVKEGEESLGFTQLYPTFSSVSMKKLWILNDLFVTEAARKKGVAQMLLDAAKGFAINTKAKALDLQTAIDNRSAQALYEKNGYQVDKEFFSYSLNLENSY from the coding sequence TTGGAAGTAGTTCAAGCAAATTCAGAACATATTGTAGAAGTTGCAAAGCTATTTGATCAGTATAGACAGTTTTATAAACAAGAAAGTAATGTAGATGAAGCGATAAATTTTATTACAGAAAGAATTAATAATAAAGATTCCGTTATTTTTATTGTTAAAGAAGGAGAGGAATCTTTAGGGTTTACTCAGTTATATCCTACTTTCTCTTCAGTATCAATGAAAAAATTGTGGATATTAAATGACTTATTTGTGACTGAAGCAGCAAGGAAAAAGGGAGTAGCACAAATGCTGTTAGATGCCGCTAAAGGATTTGCAATCAATACAAAAGCGAAGGCATTGGATTTACAAACAGCGATTGATAATAGATCGGCACAAGCTTTGTATGAAAAAAATGGTTATCAAGTTGATAAGGAATTTTTTTCTTATTCGTTGAATTTAGAGAACTCATATTAG
- a CDS encoding GNAT family N-acetyltransferase — protein MLINIVKVKREEESILHNLMQFYIYEFTKYLSDLKLGQNGTYHKFKLEKYWANQNYHAFFIKHKDELIGFALIENSTETASNRVEEFFIIEKYKGNGFGKKVAIELFNMFPGKWSISQIEKNEPAKAFWRNVIRSYTNDNFTEGIDENKKTIQVFTVCND, from the coding sequence ATGTTGATTAACATCGTTAAAGTTAAAAGAGAAGAGGAATCTATTTTACATAATTTGATGCAATTTTATATTTATGAATTTACTAAATATCTTTCCGACCTTAAACTCGGGCAAAACGGAACTTATCATAAGTTTAAATTGGAAAAGTACTGGGCAAATCAAAATTATCATGCTTTTTTTATTAAACATAAAGATGAATTGATCGGATTTGCCTTAATTGAAAACTCAACAGAGACTGCCTCAAATCGAGTAGAAGAGTTTTTTATTATTGAAAAATATAAAGGGAACGGCTTTGGCAAGAAAGTAGCGATTGAACTATTCAATATGTTTCCCGGAAAATGGAGCATCTCCCAAATTGAAAAAAATGAACCGGCTAAAGCATTTTGGAGAAATGTGATTCGTTCTTATACTAATGATAATTTTACTGAAGGAATTGATGAGAATAAAAAGACCATCCAAGTGTTTACCGTTTGCAATGATTGA
- a CDS encoding response regulator transcription factor — MKKILIIEDEKELANFIRLELEYEGNEVHISNDGRDGLNQAIDQEYDLILLDLMLPNLSGIEVCRRIRAHKDTPIIMITARDSVFDRISGLDSGADDYISKPFVIEELLAHMRAIFRRIDRSTNLHCLKFKDLSLDSAARVVKKDEAVIDLTKKEFDLLYLLMSNVNRVLTREILLETVWGYGSTIETNVVDVYISYLRTKLDDKNNTYIHTVRGTGYVMRM, encoded by the coding sequence ATGAAAAAAATATTAATTATAGAAGATGAAAAAGAATTAGCAAATTTTATACGATTAGAATTAGAGTATGAAGGAAATGAAGTTCATATTTCAAATGATGGTAGAGATGGATTAAACCAAGCAATTGACCAAGAGTATGACTTAATCTTACTTGATTTAATGCTTCCTAATTTAAGTGGAATTGAAGTTTGTAGAAGAATTAGAGCTCATAAAGACACTCCAATCATTATGATTACAGCAAGAGACAGTGTTTTCGACCGTATTTCTGGTCTAGATAGTGGAGCTGACGATTATATTTCAAAACCATTTGTTATTGAAGAACTTTTAGCGCATATGCGAGCAATTTTTAGACGAATTGATCGTTCAACAAATTTACATTGCTTAAAATTTAAAGACTTATCATTAGATTCTGCAGCAAGAGTTGTTAAAAAAGATGAAGCGGTTATTGATTTAACTAAAAAAGAATTCGATTTATTGTACTTATTAATGAGTAATGTAAATCGTGTATTAACAAGAGAAATTTTATTAGAAACTGTATGGGGCTATGGCTCTACAATTGAAACAAACGTAGTGGATGTTTATATTAGCTATTTAAGAACAAAACTAGATGATAAGAATAATACCTATATTCACACTGTAAGGGGTACTGGGTATGTAATGAGGATGTAG
- a CDS encoding lmo0937 family membrane protein yields MMWILFFILLILWVLGYFTFHIAGGLIHIVLIIAIIVFIVNLFRRKK; encoded by the coding sequence ATTATGTGGATTTTATTCTTTATTCTTTTAATCTTATGGGTATTAGGCTATTTTACTTTCCATATCGCAGGTGGATTAATTCATATTGTATTAATTATTGCAATCATAGTATTTATCGTTAACCTATTTAGACGTAAAAAGTAG
- a CDS encoding nicotinate phosphoribosyltransferase, translating into MNYNFHDDSLALHTDLYQINMAETYWGDNIHNKNAIFELYFRKLPFGNGYAIFAGLEKIISYLQNFKFSSTDLVYLKEELGYEDEFIQYLSGVKFTGSIRSIQEGELVFGNEPILRIEAPLLEAQLIETALLNIVNYQTLIATKASRIKHIVGNDTLMEFGTRRAQEFDAAIWGARAAFIGGFHATSNVRAGKLFNIPVSGTHAHALVQAYRDEYIAFKKYADRHYNCTFLVDTYDTLKSGVPNAIKVAKELGDKINFAAIRLDSGDLAYLSKEARKMLDEAGFVNTKIVASNDLDEYTILNLKSQGAKIDSWGIGTKLITAYDQPALGAVYKLVSIEDENDKMIDTIKISQNPEKVTTPGLKKLYRIINTVNHHAEADYIALEDEDPQSEEKIKLFHPVHPYISKFVTNFEARELHHQIFTKGELVYKMPAIKDIQDFAENNLSVLWEEYKRALNPEEYPVDLSQKCWDNKMEKIAEARKKTEEMKNG; encoded by the coding sequence ATGAATTACAACTTTCACGATGATAGCCTTGCACTTCACACAGACCTTTATCAAATTAATATGGCAGAAACATATTGGGGAGACAATATTCACAATAAAAATGCTATTTTTGAACTATATTTTCGAAAACTCCCATTCGGGAATGGATATGCGATATTTGCAGGTTTAGAAAAAATAATTAGTTATCTGCAAAACTTCAAATTTAGTAGTACAGATCTTGTATATTTAAAAGAAGAACTTGGATATGAAGATGAATTTATTCAATATTTGTCTGGTGTAAAATTCACAGGTTCCATTAGATCAATTCAAGAAGGTGAATTAGTTTTTGGTAATGAACCTATTTTAAGAATTGAGGCCCCGTTATTAGAGGCTCAATTAATTGAAACTGCCTTATTAAACATCGTTAATTACCAAACTTTAATTGCTACAAAAGCGTCACGTATTAAGCATATTGTCGGTAATGACACTCTTATGGAATTTGGTACTAGACGTGCTCAAGAATTTGATGCAGCAATTTGGGGAGCAAGAGCTGCTTTTATTGGTGGATTTCATGCGACTAGTAATGTTCGTGCTGGTAAATTATTTAATATTCCTGTTTCAGGTACACATGCACATGCGCTCGTGCAAGCTTATCGAGATGAATACATAGCTTTCAAAAAATATGCAGATCGTCATTACAACTGTACATTTTTAGTAGATACTTACGATACCCTTAAAAGTGGAGTCCCTAATGCGATTAAGGTTGCTAAAGAGCTAGGTGATAAAATTAACTTTGCAGCGATCCGGTTAGATAGTGGTGATTTAGCTTATTTATCAAAAGAAGCTAGAAAAATGCTCGATGAAGCTGGCTTCGTAAATACGAAAATTGTTGCTTCGAATGATTTAGATGAATATACAATCTTAAATTTAAAATCACAAGGAGCTAAAATTGATTCTTGGGGTATCGGAACAAAGCTTATTACAGCATATGATCAACCGGCTCTTGGAGCAGTTTATAAATTAGTAAGTATTGAAGATGAAAACGATAAGATGATTGATACAATAAAAATTTCTCAAAATCCTGAAAAAGTAACAACACCAGGACTCAAGAAATTGTATCGAATTATTAATACGGTTAACCATCACGCTGAGGCTGATTATATTGCCCTTGAAGATGAAGATCCACAGTCAGAGGAAAAAATTAAGTTATTCCATCCAGTTCATCCTTACATTAGTAAGTTTGTTACTAATTTTGAAGCTAGAGAGCTTCATCACCAAATTTTTACAAAAGGCGAATTAGTTTATAAAATGCCTGCGATTAAAGACATTCAAGATTTTGCTGAAAACAATTTAAGTGTACTTTGGGAAGAATACAAGCGTGCATTAAACCCAGAAGAATATCCAGTAGACTTAAGTCAAAAATGCTGGGATAACAAAATGGAAAAAATAGCAGAAGCTAGAAAGAAAACAGAGGAAATGAAAAATGGCTAA
- a CDS encoding TolB domain-containing protein, with product MLFIFITIICLILPTFSHAETTDPALKIAFIRDGFVWIKINNKEEKITKVKGVYSEQPQWSFDGSYLMYQKEIPTGPTTSYPTRSEIWVYNMKTKKEQKIIYDGENPKWSPSKNIIAFLDSGVLNVSDFNNFYNIALGVDDYSWIPNGKGFIASSAASLNPDGWTNPVLYKITLPNDLKQITSTTNNVKQFFVVPKTLTKGNTSIPSINASNFQFSPNQKWISFIVNPTASWSMDSDMLCIISSDGKVFEVQDEIILHLDNPKWAQTKNILGYIAGGGRLVFGYKNKKMKVTEMPAFTSTNLTPPHFAELAFTWVDDSAIVVSRVKESEWSNDEKKRPKPSLNVINLSTHKQTKITNPPTGKGDYYPIYSKSSHKITWFRKGELDVIGNVWIANVDGSNTKLLLKNVSSYSIYER from the coding sequence ATTCTATTCATTTTTATTACAATTATCTGTTTAATTTTACCGACATTTAGTCATGCAGAAACAACCGATCCGGCATTAAAAATTGCCTTTATACGTGATGGATTTGTTTGGATAAAAATAAATAATAAAGAGGAAAAAATAACAAAAGTAAAAGGAGTTTATTCAGAACAGCCCCAGTGGTCATTTGATGGCTCTTATTTAATGTATCAAAAAGAAATACCAACTGGCCCAACAACTTCATACCCTACCCGCTCAGAAATATGGGTTTACAATATGAAAACAAAAAAAGAACAAAAAATCATCTACGATGGTGAAAATCCGAAATGGTCACCATCTAAAAATATAATCGCTTTCTTAGATAGCGGAGTCTTAAATGTTTCTGATTTTAATAACTTTTACAATATTGCACTAGGTGTTGATGACTATAGCTGGATACCAAATGGCAAAGGTTTTATTGCCTCTTCAGCTGCATCACTTAATCCAGATGGTTGGACAAACCCAGTTCTTTATAAAATCACTTTACCTAATGATTTAAAACAGATTACTAGCACAACAAACAATGTAAAACAATTTTTTGTCGTTCCTAAAACATTAACAAAAGGCAATACTTCCATACCGTCTATAAATGCATCGAACTTTCAATTTTCACCTAATCAAAAATGGATTTCCTTTATCGTTAACCCCACAGCTTCATGGTCTATGGATAGTGATATGCTATGTATCATTTCTTCAGATGGAAAAGTTTTTGAAGTTCAGGATGAAATTATTTTACATTTAGATAATCCAAAGTGGGCACAAACTAAAAATATTTTAGGGTACATTGCAGGTGGTGGAAGATTAGTATTTGGATACAAAAATAAAAAGATGAAAGTCACTGAAATGCCAGCCTTTACATCAACAAATTTAACTCCGCCACATTTTGCTGAATTAGCATTTACTTGGGTTGATGATTCAGCAATAGTTGTTTCTAGAGTAAAAGAAAGTGAATGGTCTAATGATGAAAAAAAACGTCCGAAACCATCATTAAACGTAATTAATCTTTCTACACATAAACAAACAAAAATAACAAATCCGCCTACAGGTAAAGGTGATTATTATCCAATCTACTCCAAGTCTTCACACAAAATAACTTGGTTTAGAAAAGGAGAATTGGATGTCATCGGAAATGTATGGATTGCTAATGTAGACGGCAGTAATACTAAGTTACTTTTAAAGAACGTTAGCTCGTACTCTATTTATGAGCGATAA
- a CDS encoding cysteine hydrolase → MNKKALIIIDYTNDFVADAGSLTCGKPAQEIEQSILQLTKTFIEDQDYVVFAVDVHDENDPFHPETKLFPPHNIRHTKGRDLYGGLMDLYNSSKGKSTIQWIDKTRYSAFAGTDLEIKLNERGINELHLIGVCTDICVLHTAVDAYNKGYKIVVHEQAVASFNAAGHEWALSHFKNTLGAEIR, encoded by the coding sequence ATGAATAAAAAAGCGCTCATTATTATTGATTATACGAATGACTTTGTAGCAGATGCTGGTTCATTAACTTGTGGTAAGCCAGCTCAGGAAATTGAACAAAGTATTCTTCAATTAACAAAAACTTTCATTGAAGATCAAGATTATGTTGTATTTGCTGTAGATGTCCATGATGAAAATGATCCGTTTCATCCTGAAACAAAATTATTTCCACCTCATAATATTAGACATACTAAAGGAAGAGATTTATATGGTGGCTTAATGGATTTATACAATTCATCAAAAGGTAAATCAACTATTCAATGGATTGATAAGACTCGTTATTCCGCATTTGCAGGAACTGACCTTGAGATAAAACTAAATGAAAGAGGAATTAATGAACTTCATTTAATTGGGGTTTGTACTGATATTTGTGTATTACATACAGCAGTCGATGCTTATAATAAGGGGTATAAAATAGTCGTTCACGAGCAGGCAGTTGCAAGCTTTAATGCAGCTGGTCATGAATGGGCATTAAGTCATTTTAAAAATACTTTAGGGGCGGAAATAAGATGA
- a CDS encoding GNAT family N-acetyltransferase, whose protein sequence is MIFQNNKLSLRLLDETDIPLLSRWLSDLKVLQYYEGRDNPFDEEKVKQVFFSKDPSIQMCIVVYENIEIGYLQYYKLDAESKSEYGYELNNEVIYGMDQFIGNINYWNRGIGSLLVSSMVSHLVSIHSAKKIVVDPQTWNIRAIKCYEKCGFKKIRLLPKHELHEGEYRDCFVMEYKLLS, encoded by the coding sequence TTGATTTTCCAAAATAATAAACTGAGCCTTCGTTTATTAGATGAAACCGATATTCCACTTTTATCAAGATGGCTTTCTGACCTTAAAGTTCTTCAATATTATGAAGGTCGAGATAATCCGTTTGATGAAGAAAAAGTTAAACAAGTCTTTTTTTCGAAAGATCCTTCAATTCAAATGTGCATTGTCGTTTATGAAAATATTGAAATTGGTTATTTACAATATTATAAATTAGATGCTGAGTCAAAAAGTGAATATGGTTATGAACTAAATAATGAAGTTATTTACGGAATGGATCAATTTATCGGTAATATAAATTATTGGAATCGGGGGATTGGAAGCTTACTTGTCTCATCAATGGTAAGTCATTTAGTTTCCATTCACAGTGCTAAAAAAATAGTAGTAGATCCACAAACTTGGAATATACGCGCAATTAAATGTTATGAAAAATGTGGATTTAAAAAAATTCGATTACTTCCAAAACATGAGCTACATGAAGGCGAATATAGAGATTGTTTTGTGATGGAATATAAGCTTCTGTCATAG
- the hpt gene encoding hypoxanthine phosphoribosyltransferase — protein MAYRIKDTLISEADLKNRVKAIAEQIEKDFNNEPLILVVVLKGSFVFAADLVREMKGNINVDFISVSSYSNQTESTGKVRLLKDLDENITDQNVVVIEDIIDSGLTLHFLRDHLQMHKPKSIKICTLLDKPERRKINLPVDYVGFVIPDEFIVGYGIDYAQAYRNLPYIATVEEY, from the coding sequence ATGGCATATCGAATTAAAGACACGTTAATTTCTGAAGCAGATTTAAAAAATAGAGTAAAAGCAATCGCTGAACAAATTGAAAAAGACTTTAATAACGAACCTCTTATCCTTGTCGTCGTATTAAAAGGCTCTTTTGTATTTGCTGCTGATTTAGTTCGTGAAATGAAGGGTAATATTAATGTAGATTTTATTTCTGTATCGAGCTATAGCAACCAAACTGAATCAACTGGAAAAGTTAGACTATTAAAAGATTTAGATGAGAATATTACCGATCAAAACGTTGTTGTAATTGAAGATATCATTGATAGTGGTCTAACATTGCATTTTTTACGTGACCATCTTCAAATGCATAAGCCAAAATCCATTAAGATTTGTACTTTATTAGATAAGCCTGAAAGAAGAAAAATCAACCTACCTGTTGATTATGTTGGCTTTGTCATTCCAGATGAATTTATTGTTGGATATGGAATTGATTATGCTCAAGCATATCGAAACCTTCCTTATATTGCTACTGTAGAAGAGTATTAA